TTAAAGTTTTATGTCCTTATTCTAAtagttatttttcctctctgcagctctgctgtcctgtACAAGCTTGTTCTATGGCTTGTCAGTGGTTTTTATTGTGCTCTTTTATGTTTTCTATACAACACCTGAGgactgcactgaaaacaaattcttcatAAGCTTTAATATGATCCTGTGCATTGCTGTATCTATTGTTTCCATCCTTCCAAAAGTTCAGgtactgtttttctttgctattttgtTCTGGCATACAAAGCAAGAAAGTAAGAAGGGTGTCATACCAATGCAGCCAGGCAGAAGAGTTCTAATGCTTGGCTGTCATTACAATGCTAGCTGGgaatatttaaggaaaaaataattgtttaaaaagaaaaaaaagctctgagAGCAATGCATTGTAGTGATGCATTTCCTGAGGATAggcttttttatgttttttgcaACATTGTTTTGAAGTTGAGTTTCCGTGGGTGTCGCTGCTGGCATGGCTTTGGTGGTGAAGGTTCTGGCAGAACAAAGAACCCGTAAGGGAAAAAGTAACATAAGAATGGAATTTATTATTGTAATAGTCTGGCTTTGTAATCATGGGTAAGAGTGTTTAATATCAGTAGGAAGCTTTCACGTTAGTTGATTCCAAACTGGTATTCCTCCAAACCACATACTAGATTCATATTCACAAAACTGCTAAGCAAGTTCAGGAAGAATCTTTAACTGACTCTTGAGCACAGAAGAACTGGCTTTGGTTTCCTTAGTCCTTCTGTGTTTGAGTTGCTTGTTGTGTGAACTTATATTATTGTCAGTTTTATTACTCCTGTTTTTCAAACAGTATGAAGCCCAATGcctttctgaagactgaaattCAGTAGCTGTTCATTTAACTATAGATAGAAGCTGCCCTTTTCATGCTGGTTTGTTATTCAACAGGAACATGAACCTCGATCTGGCCTCCTCCAGTCCTCCATTATTACTCTTTACACCATGTATCTCACTTGGTCAGCCATGTCCATCGAGCCTGGTAAGCAAGAGATTAGTTCTGAGTAATGTATATTGGTGTGAAATAGTTGGTGTGACTCAGTGCAGGTCACCGCATGAGGACTGCCGATCTTCTGTCTAGATAAAATCCAATGAAAAAGTACAGCTAACTTAACTGTGAAACTGTCAGTTTGTCTCTTTCTAGCACTAAACTGGTGTATCTGtgaggagaagggaaatagTGTCAGcatattctgatttatttatttaaatactacAACATTGCCTAACtcacaagaaggaaaaacattgcATGCTGCTGTTATCTATAGGGAATCAGAGATGAGCAGTGAAGGGGAATGGTAAATTATAAACTTCTGCATTAACTGAAACTGTTGAAGCTCATCTAACCTTAATCTGCCTCAAAATTCCTTTCAGAACGGAACTGTAACCCAAGTTTGCTGAGCATCATTACTCAGATGGCTACGCCTACAATTGCTCCAGCAAATACCACTGTCATACCTGCTACTCCAGCTCCGCCCAAGTCTCTGCAGTGGTGGGATGCCCAGAGTATTGTTGGATTGGTTATATTTGTCTTTTGCCTTCTGTATTCCAGGTAGGATCTGCACTGCTATCAAATAGTAAACAATTGGGATTTGTCTgcctttttcatttgatttttaaaaatcagtgtaCCTGCTTTTTGTTCATATCCAGCTGTGATCTCTGGCCCAAGCCAAATACAACTAATAAAATGGCATTCTGTTTTGTGGGTGATCATAAACTTTATTAGCCCAACTCCAGTAATGTAGCACAGTGTAGTGCAGGGCTTGGATTAGAGCTGCTAGTTTGTTTATGTTAACAAAAGCTCAAGTGCAAACAGATGTAAGAAGTGATCTTATGTTTTTCAGATGGGCTTCACCAATGTTATTTGCTAGTCCTGACTTTCACTGTGATCTGTTTCGTGTTTCATTAGCAATCATAGCTACTTGAAAAGGAAGTTCTTAGCCCTGTTTTTCTTTGGGTTACATTGCAGCATTCGCTCTTCAAGTAACAGCCAAGTGAACAAACTGACGCTGTCTGTGAGTGACAGTGCCATTCTGGAGGAGGCTGGGGGAACAGGCAGCGGGGCTGCAGAGGATGGAGATGTGCGCCGTGTAATGGATAACGAGAAAGATGGAGTTCAGTACAACTATGCCTTCTTTCACTTCATGCTCTCTCTTGCCTCTCTTTACATCATGATGACACTCACAAACTGGTACAGGTAAGAGCAAGACAGAAATTGATAGGTTGCATACCTTTGCCAGCATTTCTAGAGGATGGGAAGCTCCTGCTCAGGTTATTCCTGACAGGCTGTTTAAGGTGCTGTCCCTATGCCAGTTGCATTAGTTGTGACTTGTCGTTTTTTGAGTTGCTGAATTAAGgatataaaaaaaaccaacaaaaaccaatACAAAAACTTGCACAAAAAGACGCAAAATCAGTATACTCCTAGTGGAGCTACCAAACTCTGCAAtgcaagcagcaggaaggatACATATAAGATAAGTGGTCTCTTGGGATGCCCATCTGAGGCCAACCTTAAGCCAAACTTACTGGCTCTGTCAGCCTGGGAAAGCTGTGCAGGGATATGTTGCTTAAAGAGATGTTTCCCTCGATCTGCTGGGAATGCTTGGACATAGTTCAGCTTCTGCAGCTTACAGCAGCTCTTCCCATAACTGCAACATTGTGTTAATTAACAAATATGCTTGTGGAGCAGCAGCTAGCAGGAGTCTATTGCATAGCTCACTGGAAGACTTCTTTGAAGAGCAGCACATCAACGTATGCAAGCAGATCTAGTTTGAAAGTGGAGAGCAAAAGGGGAAAGTGGGAGCCATGGGGAAACTGCTGGCTGTCTCACCAGTCTGGCACAAAGGCCCTGGTATTTGGAGTGTCCAGGAATTCTCTGAATTTCAAATTGATTTGGGAAGTGGAAGGATTAGGGGAAAGCATGTACTAAATCTGGtaacttctttctttgcttttcagcccTGATGCGGATTTTAAAACAATGACAAGTAAGTGGCCAGCTGTGTGGGTGAAGATAACTTCCAGCTGGGTTTGCCTCCTTTTCTACGTTTGGACCCTGGTGGCTCCCCTTGTTCTTACTAACAGGGACTTCAGTTAAATGGCTACATCTGTCTGAGCTTACAGAAGTTGGGAATTCTTTGCTAAAAGCCAAAATGTTTATGTATTGCTTTAGTTATTAAGGCAAATACTGTCTTTTCTTATGTCAATAttaacatgcaggtggatgcaCAGTTAAGTATTGCACAATGCTTGTTGCAGGATCAAAATTCTCAgttacctttttattttaaccttAAGTCATGGTTATCTTATTACTGCATTTATAAAACTCactactgcagtgctgccaaagcacaaaggaaaattGACGTCCAGTAGCCCCAGCCTTAGtgttaaacaaaataaattttatctAAATATgaagtaatatattttaaagaacaaattatGTTCGGCATATTGCACTGCTGCTGACACTTCTTCCTTGAGGCGTAAGCCACACTGTTTAATTTCTACATTCCACTAGTAAAGTTTATGTCAAGTAGTTTATTTAAATGATGTTTACCTTCCTATGGTGTGGCAGAAACCCCTCACTGCCCATCAAAACAACAGGCCTTTGTGGCTGAAAAGCTGTTAACTCGTTATTCTTTTAAGCACAAACTTGCCCTTTCTAAGGGGCAATTTCTACGATAACCTCTTTGGTAGTATGTTTGCCAAATAGTAAGCAGTAAGTGTAAGACTAGTTCAAACAACTTCATGATTATGGTGGAAAAACAGAGCTTCtaattaattttcacttgtcTAACATGCTTATAAAAGTGTATATGAAATGAATATTATTGGCACTACGGTATTTGCACTGTAAACTCGTTGAATAAAAAGGACTAACTACTGGAACtctcccagctctattgagaAGTGTTAAGGATTGAAGCAGTTACTCTCTAAGGCAAAgtattattatatataatatgaTGAAAATGTTAATTGGCTGTTTGGCTGCTGCAGTCACCATGTGGTTGTGACTGGACACTTTCTCTGTGCAGCAAATAGTAAATTacaatgtatttcttttggaaCAAATTGCATCTTCCATGAGACTTTTCGGAACACATCCTGTGCCTTGAAATTGCTCAGTTTATCATTCAAGCAAAAGCTGCAGTAAAAACCAACTCCTCTTGTAATATAATGCCATGGCAGTGATGCTTAGTTGCAGCCATGTTTTAGTGTGGACTTAAGTATACATTGCTGTTCCTTTTTACCATAACATACCCCTAAATGACTCAAGGCAGCTATATGGAAAGTACAAAATGAGCAGCTGTTACGGTAATGTATTTAATCACCCAGTCATGCATCataaaattacatattttgAGCACTCCGTTTTATAAAATGCaatataaaaataagattttgtcAAAATAACATGTACACTTAACCACCCAACACCTCTAGGCCCACATATGACAAAAGGCAAAATGATTAATTTGAGTAACACTGTGATTAACTCATGCCAAAATGAGATTTAACAAAAAACGAACAACTGAAACATCAACCCATATCCTGAAAATACCTCAGGGTTTATAATACCCATTGCAAGAGTATAAATTCAAGTATCTTTATGTACAGTATGCAGCTAACTCTCATCCCACGTAATGCTCAAAGCCGTGGCTACCCCCATGCAGTCTGAGTACAATTCCTTGTCACGTGTTGGATTTGGCAGGGATGGCTTTCCAGAGGCATACAACCTCTGAAAACAAAGTTCTGTCAAGTATAGTAAAATCTCTGATCAGTTTTAGTGCTGTGAAAAGGTGGGCAGGGGGAAGAGAAACCAAACCTGCTAAGTTGAATAGTTTTTCCTACCTATTCTCAACCTGTGGATAAGGAGACTTAAAACAAAGAGCTGACGTGGTAAGTTTTGagaacaattttctttctttgctagCAAGTGCTAAAGCTCAAAGAATGCTCTCAGCTTTGTAGTTGGGTGCACCTAGAACAGCTGTGCTCCCTGAGCACTGGCTTCAAACCTAGAAAGGGATAGAGATGTAGCTTAAGTTCTAAAGCCAAGGAACAACATAAGATACAGATAAGTACAGATTAAGTGTGGCTTAAGTGATGTATCCTGACATTAACGATGCAGCTTTAAGAAGGTTTGGAGGTGTAACACAAGTTGTTTTCAGCTTAGATAATATATCATTTCCTATTACGttaaagataaaaggaaatgatGTAGTTTCTCTGTAAGCAcaggagaaaaggggaaggTTAGATGGATTTGTTTTACTTACCGTGCAAGAGAATGTATGAGTCTGAAAAAGGCATTGGTTCCTTTAATGTTCCTCAGGTACAGCCAGAATGGCTCTTCTTCATGTGATGGATATTATGCTGAATTTTGAATGTTCAGCTTCCTTCTCTAGTAATTAAATAAGTGGATCCAAGCAGCTGTTCTAACGGAGCTgtcaaaatgcttttatttttaaaggttgTATATTGTGGCTGGAATTAAGAGGCACTCAAAGGCAGAAAAGACCAGACCAGCCTCTACGTTCTGTCAGGTAAAGAGTGTGGGCAGCCACTTAAGTCATGGCCTGCATACTAACATCTTGCTACATGACACAAAGAAATCTCTGCAAAACATGTACCTCATTTTGgtcaaaaatgaagagaaagtgCCTAGCAGTAATTTTTAACCTTATTTTATGTAGCAGGAagtggtgttattttttttaagcctgtGTTTAAGGTCATGGCTGTCAAAGAGGAGTAAGACTTATAAAGgtaaggggaaaaacaaaaagctataAACAAgggaaattaatttctttatatCTTTGTTCTAAAGCAGGTCAAGTGATGAGTTCCTTACACTGACATTCTGGATTGCCACTCAGGAATAAGCCTTGTGGCTCACCCCTTCTCAAAACCTGATCTTTTATAGTGCTTAGATGAGAGGTCTGGCATTTGGCACCCCCAAGGTCCTGGATGATATCTGCTGCCAGGTCAGCAAGCCATTACCGTGGTGGCAGAGGAGGTTTCTGGCAGAGCAGTCACGCTGTAGGGGGTCTGAGAGGGAAAAAGACATTCAAGACAGAATTTGGcactttgaaaaatgaatgtgtgaAATTCTCAAGAtattagggttgttttttttttttcctatacttGGCACTAAATAAGGTTTTCAGCCAGAGGAAGCTCTCGAGAGATAAGTCTCCTGGTAGAAGGGATGTTCTTTTTCACCAAGCAGTGAAATATTTCACCTTGAAATAATCAGGTGTGCTTTCTTGTTTCTAGCGAGGTTACCCACCTCTACAccactgcagtgcagaagaacATGTGCAAAGAGTGTGCTGATGGTTAAGCTCTAATTCTAGACCATTTAACCAGATGGAACTTAGGGAGTGGAACAGTTAATTTAAACGTAGGATACCTTACCCTGATGTGACACTGGAGTCTTAGTTCTGTTTCTAGACAAAGACCTCTAAGCACAAGCATACAAGTTATGGGTAAATATTACAGAGATGAGATTCAAGTCGATCTTCATAAAGAACATGACAACCAAAGACAAAAGAGATcaacaaagcagaaaccagCGTTGTAACATTTCACAAAAGTGCAGACaagcacagtaaaaaaaaaataataataaattaaaatgctaCAATACCAGAAAATTTAAGAATGTGCTTTCAAACAGCCCGACTGCATTTGGTTTCACAAAGACTTAAATGCTGGCCAGCATAACAAGCTTAAGAAGCACCTTGCTTTCCTGCATGAAGTACTGCCTTCTATACATCATGCCAGCTGCTATGAAGTTGCCTATGAGTTACTTACCAACTTCCTTGTTGCaaccagctgaagaaaagaacaactaGTGACGTGGAAAGGTGGGTGAGTCTCATTTGGTTCCCAAACCTCAGTATCTGAACTTGAATCTAATCAAATGTCTCATTACCTGACTGGAGAAACTCACTGTGTTCTGACTATGAAGATTGCTTCTGTTTACATTAAGCCTTGATATTGCTGTTTTAATACCTAACTTCTTTCTGTGAGTAAGTTTCAGAGAATTTCCATACTGGTATTCATTGATAAGAAAGCTTTTTGTGTTAATTTGAGCCAAATATTCACTCAGATATTCCAGAAATGCAATCTGAACGCAGTGACAGGGGACAGGCCAAGTTAAATGCCTATGGTTGGAAGCAGTCTCCACTGACAGAACTACATTTCACAAGGTTCAGAAGCAACTGACAGTTGCTTTTCTTGGGTTATGGGTGTTTTCAGAAGGAGAAGGGAATGGACAGCCATAAAAAGCTAGCAAACTGTCACTTTTAACTGGGGTGGGGAGAAGAAACTATCAAACTTGCCatcctgcatttctgttttgataattCAAAGGAATAGGCAAGTTTGCATCTTCCCCAGAGGTTGACTAGCTGTAGGTATTCTACTTAACTTGCTAACGATATGCTCTTTCTCATTACCCTCTGCAAACTCTGCCCTGCCCCCACTGTGCcctcttcagcttcctttgGTTCTACAGTGTAAAGTGCCTCAGCAGTCTGTTCCTAAACTGCAGGTTTAGGAGTAAGGCAGAGTTCACAACATCGCCTATGAGAACAGAAGAGGTCTTCACTGCTATAAAGCTTCTTATTCACCAGTTTGTTAGTAGCAGTAATAGAGCTGAGGTTTCATGCCTCTCAAGGAATCATCACATTGCTTTTCATCAGCATCTCCACTCACTAGCACGTCATGGGGAGAGCTGTCACACGGGAGAACCAGCTGTGAGAAATCATGCAGGAAATCCTCTTCGGAGGCCAACAGCAGCTCATTCCATGCTGAGATGTCCAGCTTCCCTGCAGTACCCCCGTATTCTTCAGGGAGAATCACTGGGGGAATGTTTTGATGAAGAGAATTCAGGTCAGAGCCATGAAGAAAaaactaaagaagaaaagccagaaataaTGTTACTAACGCATACCAAATTCTTTGTGGCATATTACTTGTCAGCTAAAGAGCTTGCTTTGAATTACAGAGCAAACTGTAGAAGGGATGGCTTTACGTGCAGGtgtcagcacacagcagtgggcAGCTGCTGTTAGACACGCTTGTGAGAAGGACTGAGGTGAACTAAGTCTAGTGCAGCATAAAGCCCAGCAAGAAAGGCTTTGGATGTGTCAGTCTCTGCAGGCATTCTGGTTCAACTTATCCTTAAGTTCATTTGTGGGACTTacagtgtttttccttcatagAAAAGGGCATCATCATGGAAAAGGGCATGATCTTTTGCAGTTACATCCAGTCATACAGCACCCACCCAGGGCCATGCTGGACACTTGGGTAAGGGAGAAAAGCAAGGGGAGGACAATGCCTTCCTATGACACCACCTTATAAACCACACAGTGTTACTCGCCAGGATAATGCAGCCCCAGGGATGGAGTCCTGAACATACAGCAGATATACAAAGCATCGTTACTCTTGTTATACCAATAGGAAAGTCTTCAGAGCCTGAAGAATTTGTAAAGGTTAATGTAGACGGGATCAGTTCAATCAAGTAAATGGCACCAAGGTTTTTCAGCAGGTTTTACTTGAGGGGGCTGAGCAAGGGACTTCCAAACATCAGCATTAATGTTACAATGACACAAATCCTTACCCGGTTTGctatcttttccttcagaaaaggcTTGATGATGGCAAAAATGCCTTTGAATATACGAGGTTCGTTTATTATGTTAACAGCTTTTATTCGAATGGGAAATCCATCCTGAAGGGGAAAGAAGATTTTTATAGTGCAGTTTAAAAACCATTcgttattttcctcttttctttataCGCCCTGAGACTGCCTGTCAGCACAACCCCCTGCCTTCCAAACTTCCACCTAAGATAACTCTTCTTCCTTATTCCCTTGTAGATGCAGCAAAGAACAGAACCAGCTCAGACTACAATAAAAGCAATGAGGACCCGAACCCATTCAAGTTTTCCTCATCTCAGTCCTTCAGCTAGCAGAGCTGAATGCAAACAAAACTCATTAGAGCTTCCCACCACTTCGATGCTTTCACCTTCCTATGTGGTACGCCCCGGCCTGTGCTCGTATTCTTGCTCTAAACTGCTCTTTGTTGCTTTCCATCCAAACATGCAGTTTCAGGTCTTTTCTGTTCCAGCTCTAATGCAAGTTTAGTCTTAGGGATGCAGAGGTCAAAACAGGAAGTGAAGCTGGAACAGGTCTGAGAAACTGCTCGGGTAAGGACATGTCTTAATTCTCCCAGTAAAATCTGAGATGCTTAAGTTTCTGGTAATACATCAAGAACTCTTTTAAAGACACAGAAGCATTCATTTACAATGAACAAACTTATTTTCCCACCGGTTCAGGTCTTACCTGAAGAATTCCAATCACTTTTTTGGCTACAAAAGGACCAAAATGAGACGCCTTAGATAAGCTGACTCCTTTGTAGTCTGCCAGGATTACAATTCCATTCACCTGGGTCTCTTCGGACTGAATGAGTTTTTCTAATGTTAAGTATATGGCACGAATGTTCTCAGTAATCGGATAATTACTGGGTGTCCATCTGTCTGAGGTTACAAGACATGGATGGTAAGTTGAAAAGTAAATATGAGCTAACAATACACATTCCAAAAActgattttctattttcctgGACTTCAAAGGTCTTTAATAGCCAAAGTTCTAGTtaagaacagcttttcttaagCAAGAGATCAATAGCAATTGGTGTTTACTGCAAGAAGCAAAGGCAGTGGTGTTAGGAACCCCGATCTCCACCCAGCGCAGCTGATTAAAGCAGCTTCAGCTCAGAAAGAAGGCAGGTAAATGGAAAAGAGGAGAACGAATGAAGTCAAACTCAGAGCAAGCCTGGCAGTGCCAAAAGCACACTGAAACCTGATTGTTTACACTGGAATCCAAGTCCCAGGCTCCTCTCCACTTATTATCAAAGCAAATTACAAGCTTCTGTAAGCCAGCAGGCCTGTTTTATTCTGAGTTACCAGCCAGTAAATCTCCTGGCATCGCCTACCATTTCATCAGCACACCGCGCTGCTGCTTGGTTTTTACTCAACTGCAGCTATTGCTGAGACAGGAAAAGGAGCCGGCAGAACGTTGGCTAATGACAAAAGTCCCTGCACGAGCTGGCTGTTCCCATTTCAGACAGTACCCACGTACCCTGCTGAATTAGCCAGCGTTCACAGGAGAGCAGGACAGATTCTGGGCCCAGAAACGCCTCGGGGTTAGAGAAGCTACTCATGCATGTCAGTACCTGGACGGATGCAGACAACGTGGCGTCCCTCCGGGTCCTGATGGGGCAGCACAGTGACAAAACCAGACTCCAGGACAGGCTTTATTGCAGAAGGCTTCAAGTTGTTGAAGACCTCGGGCCAGCTCCTCCGACAGCTGTGGTAGTTGACCAGGAGCTGCAGCGCTCGGTCGTAATCGAATTTCCTGGCTCTGAGGAACCTGAGCAGAAAGGCATCGTCCAGGCAGGTCCCCAGGGAGGGGTAGTCTTTGCACACCATGTCTCGGAGCGCCTGCACGTCTCGGAGCCGCCATTCAGGTTTCTCCTGGAGCTCCTCCCGGGCTTTGGTAACCAGATCAGGAGACAACGAGCAAACATACTTCGGCCGATCCAGCGGCAACTCGGTGTCCGACGGAGACCCCGCGGATGGACTCGTCCTGGTGCAGTCGCTGTCCCCTGACATGGTGTGCAGCAGTCTGTGAAAAAGCAAGCTCGTAAGTGACGGGCAATCCCACAGACCGCTACTGCATAAAGCACTGTTCGAGGAGGGAGGGCCCTTTGTCACGTCTGCATTCGGGATGCGCCGTGTCCCTGCAGAGGAACCGGCGCTACAGGTTGGAGCAGCTCATGCACTGCCGTTCTGTTCTTGGCATTAGAAGTGCAGCGTCTCCGATCTGCTTATCCCGCACAGCAGGCACGGAGCGCCCTTGGGTGCCACCCAGCCAGACGGAGAAGTTATACAAGAATACAGGTTGCACGAGAATTACACAGCTTTGCTGCACAGCGCGGGGCTGGTCTTAACACGTATTTCTGACAGCGGCCAACTGGAAACTACAGCCAAAGGAGCGCATCCCGGTGAGGGACGCTCCCAAACCCAACAACGAGGGGACAAGTGGGAGATGCAGCCCGGGCTGGGAGGGGAACAACGCAGTTCCATCCCCGAGCGCGGTTCGCTCAGGGCCGGCACGTATCCGAGCAGGCCGCCGGAGCGCTCACCTGCGGGCTCGGGGCCGGACCCCCGCCTGCACCCAGGCAGCTCTGCGGCCCTCCCGGCTCCGCTCCCTCTCGcctcccgccccgctccgccccgcagcccccgcccaGCGGCAGCTCCCCGGCCCCATTCCCGGCCGTACCGGAGCGGCCCCGCGCGGCAGCGCCGTCTCCAGGCAGCGGCGCCCCGGAACCAGAGCGGCCGCCAGGAagcgccgccccgccgcgctgCGCACGCAACGCCGCTGTGCGGTCCTCCGGCCTGCGGGCAGCGTGCTGGAGCCGCGTGCTGGGCTCCGTGCTGGGCTCCGTGCTGGGCTCCGTGCTGAACCttcccctgccccccccccgaGCACACCCAGCGCGATCAGCCCCTTCCCCGGCCCTGCGGTTCTCCCTCGGGCTCTCCCACATCCATCACCCCCGTAACACGAAGCGCTGCCGGCGCTGCCCGCTTCTCCTtcagccagcagagggagcccgAGTGCGGAGCCCGCAGCCGTCGTGCCGGCGCTCCGCATGGGGTGCTGTCATTTAGGGCCACGTGTCGGTGCTTTGTGCGGCGGAATGAGGGATGTCCGCAGCTGTGTTGGATCCTGGCTCCGTGCTGTGATTAGCGGCAGGTCCGGCTGGGCTGAGGAGGGGCTTAAAAACACCAGATGGGAGAACGGTGGGGTTGTGAGCCGGGGGTTGTGCTGTAGGGTGCAGAGCGGGGTGGAATTTGTGTCCCAAAGAAAGAGGGGAGATCGGTTGGTCCTATTGGAGCTGGTTAATTGCTGTAGTGGGGTGTAGGTGGCTGATGGGATGGGTAGGGACAGGCTAGCATAAGGCAAAGAGaataaggaaggaaagcagcagttgAGAACACCGTGTAGTGAAGGGCTGGAGATGGAATGTAACTCCGGGTTGGTGctcaaacacagcagctctggttTGAACTCTCCTCATGTGGAGAGCATTGAACTCGAAGGGAGCAGCAGGTGGTGAATGGGAAGGAAGATCTGAATCCAGAGCCGAGTCCTGGGGGGAGTTGTTAACGTAGTGGCTGTGACACCGCAGGGTGTTGGTGAGAGTTTCTGTAGTTTactgagtgctgtgctgtgattgGAAGCCAGTAAATGTGAAACACGTCTATAAGGAAGTAAGAGCTTAAAAAATGGAAGCAGGCATCCAGGTAGCCCTCCCGTAACTGCGGGCTCCTGTCCTTacctgtggctgcaggaggcaggatgcactgcactgtgtgtatgcacagctccctgcatgacaggggctgctctgcactCAGTTCCTGCCTCGTCTGCTCCAATTCTGCCACACTTAGTAGGAACTTTGCCCAGGAGTTGTGCTGCCTGGCCTTGGAGCCATGTCTGAGCCCCGTGGGGATCCCAGCCTTCCTCTTCCCTATTGTCTGGTTGGTCTCTTTCTcaactctgctgctgctgggtgctccTGCCCTGATGTTGTGTTATAAATGGGTGGTTGTTGGTGTTGGTTGATATTTAATGAAGTCCATGTAGTACTCTTCACTCATTTACTTATCCAAACAGTCTTAATGCTCAGCCTGGGAAAGTTATCTTGGCTTCTTTGAGCTTTTCCACCATTAGCAATAAACATTTTACAGTCTTGGCGAGCTGAGGCCCAAAAGTGAGCATGACTTCAAACAGCATTGCTAGCAGAGAAGGCTTTAAACTGATATTAGATCTCTAAACTGAGCAAACATAACAGTCTGGTAATAAAGATAATCTGTGAGCAGGTTGGGCCAACAGGGGCTCTGGTTCCTGGGGTGCAGGCACTGCCTGCTGTTGCAGCAGCAccccctgcagagctctgcacgTGTTCTGCCCACGCGTGTGGCAGGCCAGAGGTGCATGCAAAGCGATGGAAGCAGGCAGCACTATGCAAATGCATACAAATCTGTCACATCTGCCATaggagcagctgtgtgcaggcagACACCTCGCACCCAGACCTTGTGGGGGCACGTGGTGGTCAGACGCAGGCATGCAGCGTTACACAGGACTTGAGAAGGCTGCTTTCCTCCTTGGCTTTACTAGCTTTGAGACTAACGATGATCTTGCGAAGCCTTGCTGAGGAATGTGCTTGGTGGGGCCTCTGAGTGTTTTAAATATTGTGGGATTTCTGTagtttaattttattctgaGCTGAAGCAGCATTTATGTGATCCTCTGTTGTGTTTCCCAGTACCTTTGCATGCAGGAAGGACAGCAGCTGTCTCTGCACAAGGATGTGTGCCTGGAAGGGACCTGTGCTTGTGGGggctctgagtgctgctgaaggacctgtgctgcacaggtgagagcagcaggagcacttGGGTTTGATCCTGCAAAATCCAGTCTGAAAATGGTGGGGGCCAGATGAAGGAAGCACTGCTTTCCATTTGCAGTGCTTCTCACTGGATTGGACCAGTGCTTTTCTGTTGGGGTTTTCAGCCTGGTAGCCATCATAGGTCAGCAGGACGGAGCGAGGCAGTTTGAGTACCCGTGTCTTCTCCCACAGCTGATGTCCTATGGCAGGGCTGGTCTCTGGCctcagagctgacagcagccaCAACACACCTGGCAGTGCTTCAA
This genomic window from Excalfactoria chinensis isolate bCotChi1 chromosome 15, bCotChi1.hap2, whole genome shotgun sequence contains:
- the TTPAL gene encoding alpha-tocopherol transfer protein-like, producing the protein MSGDSDCTRTSPSAGSPSDTELPLDRPKYVCSLSPDLVTKAREELQEKPEWRLRDVQALRDMVCKDYPSLGTCLDDAFLLRFLRARKFDYDRALQLLVNYHSCRRSWPEVFNNLKPSAIKPVLESGFVTVLPHQDPEGRHVVCIRPDRWTPSNYPITENIRAIYLTLEKLIQSEETQVNGIVILADYKGVSLSKASHFGPFVAKKVIGILQDGFPIRIKAVNIINEPRIFKGIFAIIKPFLKEKIANRFFLHGSDLNSLHQNIPPVILPEEYGGTAGKLDISAWNELLLASEEDFLHDFSQLVLPCDSSPHDVLVSGDADEKQCDDSLRGMKPQLYYCY
- the SERINC3 gene encoding serine incorporator 3 codes for the protein MGAVLGVCSLASWIPCLCGGASCLLCRCCPNSKNSTVTRLIYALLLFLSTAVACVMLAPGMEEQLKKVPGFCDEGLHTRIPHLNGFVSCDVFVGYRAVYRISFAMAVFFFVFSLLMIAVKTSNDPRAAVHNGFWFFKIAAIVGIMVGAFYIPEGHFTRVWFVIGVCGAFCFIIIQLVFLVDFAHSWNESWVERMEEGNSKCWYAALLSCTSLFYGLSVVFIVLFYVFYTTPEDCTENKFFISFNMILCIAVSIVSILPKVQEHEPRSGLLQSSIITLYTMYLTWSAMSIEPERNCNPSLLSIITQMATPTIAPANTTVIPATPAPPKSLQWWDAQSIVGLVIFVFCLLYSSIRSSSNSQVNKLTLSVSDSAILEEAGGTGSGAAEDGDVRRVMDNEKDGVQYNYAFFHFMLSLASLYIMMTLTNWYSPDADFKTMTSKWPAVWVKITSSWVCLLFYVWTLVAPLVLTNRDFS